The following coding sequences are from one Schizosaccharomyces osmophilus chromosome 1, complete sequence window:
- a CDS encoding ER protein folding protein, translated as MAETKNAAEPMGPPKEKNVSGLSPKIYQRIKFQDPSHDSETYNRSHTSSRSLPFEKLKHQQEFVITQKEKEKSVPPLLNKRSASVENLGSTSCISSRSNFTPGQRTHSSFAPRENYDYNQSDQVKEKSQPMPVSRFRMARLRLRSFWDYVCLELTASDTVSANPIKQTMIKNFFATPLSIEKTLLYGWFVCVDSFLYVFTLLPIRIFLSIFLLFQFVFYNAFRFLFPSSKVSSIAFSRCRKIDLIKVSLLLSTSILIRRLDVSRLYHVIRAQASIRFYVLYNVLEIADRLCGALGQDVLDCLFADYNLSFHFLDLSGWLRFFYYYFISLAYMVLHTLVLLYQIVTLNVTVNSYSNAVLALLMSNQMVEIKGSVFKKFEKENLFQLTCSDVIERFQITVMATVIFLRNLTEMYTTSSLDAPLITFDRLGTLMAPFFWVIGSELFVDWLKHAFITKFNYIKPSIYGRFTDVLCHDYVASGGRPAQTVTGKSQHVARRMGLPVLPLVCVFIRTSMQTWSMFRSTHSMKQEIAKSMGVLLPTGDNYIYYLPKGQSHVYNIEKEPSWESIFLSWLQGKAGIAILFFILLMLKLILGMALLSFAQSRYRSMKVREEDTETWEKERKTNNFFRGHIEIDNPTKAYLNNSKDDLPVSKGQLLTLERYSMFSKRIW; from the exons ATGgcagaaacgaaaaatgcTGCTGAACCAATGGGTCCCCCGAAAGAGAAGAATGTAAGTGGATTATCTCCAAAAATATatcaaagaataaaatttcAGGATCCTTCTCATGATTCCGAGACGTACAACCGTTCACATACTTCAAGCAGATCTTTACCGtttgaaaagttgaagCATCAGCAAGAATTCGTGATCActcaaaaggaaaaggaaaaaagtgTTCCTCCTTTACTTAATAAAAGAAGCGCATCCGTTGAGAACCTTGGTTCCACTTCTTGTATCTCTTCTAGAAGCAACTTTACCCCCGGACAAAGAACGCATTCCTCGTTTGCTCCACGAGAGAATTATGATTATAATCAAAGCGATCAAGTGAAAGAGAAATCACAACCGATGCCAGTTTCCAGATTTCGAATGGCAAGGTTACGGCTACGGAGCTTTTGGGATTATGTTTGCCTAGAGTTGACGGCCTCTGATACTGTATCTGCGAATCCaatcaaacaaacaatgatcaaaaatttctttgctaCTCCACTCTCCATTGAAAAGACTCTTCTTTATGGATGGTTTGTTTGCGTCGACAGCTTTCTCTACGTCTTCACCCTTTTACCCATACGCATTTTCCTATCCATTTTCTTGTTATTTCAATTCGTTTTTTATAATGCCTTCCGTTTTCTATTCCCTAGCAGTAAAGTATCctcaattgctttttccagATGCAGAAAAATTGATCTTATAAAAGTCTCTTTATTACTTTCGACAAGTATTTTAATTCGAAGGCTTGATGTTAGTCGCCTATATCATGTTATTCGAGCTCAAGCTAGCATTCgtttttatgttttatacaatgttttggaaattgCGGATAGACTTTGTGGTGCTTTAGGACAAGACGTTCTTGattgtttgtttgctgATTACaatctttcctttcattttttggatcTTTCAGGTTGGCTAAGGTTTTTCTACTACTACTTTATCTCGCTTGCATACATGGTATTGCACACATTGGTTCTTTTATACCAAATAGTTACTTTAAACGTTACTGTGAACTCTTACTCTAATGCAGTTCTTGCTCTCTTGATGTCAAATCAGATGGTAGAGATTAAAGGATCtgtatttaaaaaatttgaaaaagaaaatttgtttcagtTGACATGTTCAG ATGTCATCGAGCGTTTCCAGATTACAGTCATGGCGACTGTTATATTTTTAAGAAATCTAACAGAAATGTATACTACTTCCTCACTAGATGCCCCCTTAATAACTTTTGACCGTCTTGGAACACTAATGGCtccatttttttgggtCATTGGTTCTGAATTATTTGTGGATTGGCTTAAGCATGCTTTTATCACAAAGTTTAATTATATTAAACCGAGTATTTATGGAAGATTTACTGACGTCCTCTGTCATGATTATGTTGCTTCTGGTGGACGGCCTGCTCAG ACTGTCACTGGGAAATCCCAGCATGTTGCACGAAGAATGGGCCTTCCAGTTCTTCCCCTTGTCTGTGTGTTTATTCGGACGTCCATGCAAACATGGAGTATGTTTCGATCAACACATTCCatgaaacaagaaattgCCAAATCAATGGGAGTGCTTCTACCTACCGGAGATAATTACATTTATTACCTACCAAAAGGACAATCTCATGTTTAcaacattgaaaaagaacctTCATGGGAATCGATTTTCTTATCCTGGTTACAAGGAAAAGCAGGAATAGCtattttgttctttattttgCTCATGCTCAAACTCATTTTGGGAATGGCtctcctttcttttgctcAATCCAGATACAGGTCTATGAAAGTACGAGAGGAAGATACGGAAACGTGGGAAAAAGAACGCAAGacaaacaattttttcagaGGACATATT GAAATCGACAATCCAACCAAAGCGTATCTTAACAACTCCAAAGATGATTTGCCCGTCAGTAAGGGCCAACTACTCACATTAGAGCGATACTCGATGTTTTCAAAGCGTATATGGTAA